The proteins below are encoded in one region of Macaca nemestrina isolate mMacNem1 chromosome 10, mMacNem.hap1, whole genome shotgun sequence:
- the LOC139356758 gene encoding small integral membrane protein 41: protein MNGSQAGAAAQAAWLSSCCNQSGSPPEPPEGPLAVQAAVLGVLSLLVLCGVLFLGGGLLLRAQGLTALLAREQRASREPEPGSASGEDGDDDDDS, encoded by the coding sequence ATGAACGGCTCTCAGGCGGGCGCGGCGGCTCAGGCCGCCTGGCTGAGCTCCTGCTGTAACCAGTCGGGGTCGCCGCCAGAGCCCCCCGAGGGGCCGCTCGCGGTGCAGGCGGCGGTGCTCGGCGTGCTGTCCCTGCTGGTGCTTTGCGGGGTCCTGTTCCTGGGCGGCGGCCTCCTCCTCCGCGCCCAGGGCCTGACAGCGCTGCTGGCCCGCGAGCAGCGCGCGTCCCGCGAGCCCGAGCCCGGCAGTGCCAGCGGAGAGGACGGCGACGACGACGACGACTCCTAG